One Glycine max cultivar Williams 82 chromosome 3, Glycine_max_v4.0, whole genome shotgun sequence DNA window includes the following coding sequences:
- the LOC100786127 gene encoding dol-P-Man:Man(7)GlcNAc(2)-PP-Dol alpha-1,6-mannosyltransferase isoform X1 produces the protein MKAQYFCKAHEAHFVFVSPLAFYTHSETNHTTMASSSKSKIFLQRYGYDFLLGSIAAVYVITVPYTKVEESFNVQAMHDILHHRLNLDNYDHLEFPGVVPRTFLGALLVSIIASPFVLTASLLHLPKFYALLIVRMALGGIVLYTLRFFRHQIRNKFGHQVEAFFVILTATQFHFLFYCTRPLPNILALSLVNLAYGYWFEGRFYAALNSLIFATAVLRCDMLLLLCPIGLQLLLTKKISVWGALKHCTGMALFCIGLTILVDSIMWKRLLWPEFEVFWFNSVLNKSSEWGTHAFHWYFTSALPRSLLAAYPLSLFGLFVDRRVRSFTFPVLAFILLYSKLPHKELRFIISSVPIFNLSASIASNRIYNNKKKMIWNLLFLILLGLLLMSLAGTITSFMASYWNYPSGHALKELHGIGFHNDTDERWVHIDTFSAMNGISRFCESEFPWRYSKEEQISLQEFHQRNFTFLINEHPAINGFKCLFTEDGFSRVRLKPGYPPILLVKEPKVYVHGNLENQNIFSQNWPGCP, from the exons ATGAAAGCCCAATACTTCTGTAAGGCCCACGAAGCCCATTTCGTTTTTGTATCGCCTCTGGCATTCTACACCCACTCTGAAACAAACCACACAACAATGGCTTCCAGTTCCAAATCGAAGATTTTTCTACAGCGATACGGTTACGATTTTCTGTTGGGATCAATCGCTGCTGTCTACGTAATCACTGTGCCTTACACTAAGGTCGAAGAGAGTTTCAACGTTCAG GCAATGCACGATATTCTCCATCACAGGCTGAACTTAGACAAT taTGATCATCTGGAATTTCCTGGGGTGGTTCCTCGAACTTTCCTCG gtGCTTTGCTTGTGTCCATAATTGCATCACCGTTTGTGTTAACTGCAAGTTTGCTGCATTTGCCAAAGTTTTATGCTCTTCTCATAG TTCGGATGGCCCTAGGGGGCATAGTACTATACACGCTAAGATTCTTTCGACATCAG ATAAGGAATAAGTTTGGACATCAAGTAGAAGCCTTCTTTGTGATATTAACTGCCACTCAGTTTCATTTTCTGTTCTATTGTACCCGTCCGCTTCCCAACATTCTTGCTCTGAGCCTTG TGAATTTAGCATATGGATACTGGTTCGAGGGACGTTTTTATGCGGCTCTAAACTCTCTG ATCTTTGCTACAGCTGTACTCAGATGTGACATGCTGTTACTTCTTTGCCCCATTGGGCTGCAACTTCTTTTG acaaaaaaaatttcagtGTGGGGTGCTCTAAAACACTGCACTGGGATGGCTCTCTTCTGCATAG GTCTAACCATATTGGTTGATTCAATTATGTGGAAAAGGTTATTGTGGCCTGAATTTGAAGTCTTTTGGTTTAACTCTGTACTAAACAAGAGCTCTGAATGGGGA ACACATGCTTTCCATTGGTACTTCACCTCAGCACTTCCTCGTTCACTACTTGCTGCATATCCACTTTCACTA TTTGGCCTTTTTGTAGACAGAAGGGTACGATCTTTCACTTTTCCAGTTCTTGCCTTCATTTTGCTTTATTCTAAGCTTCCCCACAAG GAGCTTCGTTTTATCATAAGTTCAGTTCCAATATTTAACTTGTCTGCTTCAATTGCTTCTAACAGAAT TTACAACAATAAGAAAAAGATGATTTGGAACTTGCTTTTCCTCATTTTGTTGGGATTACTTTTAATGAG TCTTGCAGGCACCATCACAagtttcatggcatcatactGGAACTATCCTAGTGGGCATGCCTTAAAAGAATTGCATGGAATTG GCTTTCATAATGATACTGATGAACGGTGGGTGCACATTGATACATTTTCTGCCATGAATGGAATATCTCGCTTTTGTGAAAGTGAGTTCCCATGGAG GTATTCTAAAGAAGAACAAATTAGCTTGCAAGAATTTCATCAGAgaaattttacttttcttataaa TGAACATCCTGCGATCAATGGATTCAAGTGCCTATTTACTGAAGATGGGTTCTCAAGAGTCCGCCTGAAACCTGGCTATCCACCAATTTTACTG GTTAAAGAGCCCAAAGTGTATGTTCATGGAAATTTAGAAAACCAGAATATTTTCAGCCAAAATTGGCCTGGCTGCCCATAA
- the LOC100780408 gene encoding pentatricopeptide repeat-containing protein At1g02150, whose product MSLLQIQSSPHNQTLLSLSFSSSLSHSSSLHFNHSSSSSTTLTHAHTCFHPRLSVVTCSISNIHSYGTVDYERRPIVRWNDVYRRISLNQNPQVGSAEVLNQWENEGRHLTKWELSRVVKELRKYKRFPRALEVYDWMNNRPERFRVSESDAAIQLDLIAKVRGVSSAEAFFLSLEDKLKDKRTYGALLNVYVHSRSKEKAESLFDTMRSKGYVIHALPINVMMTLYMNLNEYAKVDMLASEMMEKNIQLDIYTYNIWLSSCGSQGSVEKMEQVFEQMERDPTIVPNWSTFSTLASMYIRMNQNEKAEKCLRKVEGRIKGRDRIPFHYLLSLYGSVGKKDEVYRVWNTYKSIFPRIPNLGYHAIISSLVKLDDIEGAEKLYEEWISVKSSYDPRIGNLLMGWYVKKDDTDKALSFFEQISNDGCIPNSNTWEILSEGHIADKRISEALSCLKEAFMVAGGSKSWRPKPSYLSAFLELCQEQNDMESAEVLIGLLRQSKFSKIKVYASIIGSPDCTIDNGELQSKIDITDRTDDAVDSENMDDDSQMLLNQLDSRF is encoded by the exons ATGAGTCTCCTTCAAATTCAATCCTCTCCTCATAACCAAAccctcctttctctctctttctcatcTTCCCTCTCCCATTCCTCCTCACTCCACTTCAAccactcttcttcttcctccaccactCTCACCCATGCTCACACGTGCTTCCACCCTCGCCTCTCGGTGGTCACGTGCTCCATCTCCAACATCCACAGCTACGGCACCGTCGACTACGAGCGCCGCCCCATCGTGCGCTGGAACGACGTCTACCGCAGGATATCTCTCAACCAAAACCCCCAAGTGGGGTCCGCAGAGGTGCTCAACCAGTGGGAGAACGAAGGGAGGCACCTCACGAAGTGGGAGCTTTCAAGAGTCGTTAAAGAGTTGAGGAAGTACAAGAGATTTCCAAGAGCCCTCGAG GTATATGATTGGATGAACAATAGACCAGAGCGGTTTAGAGTTTCCGAGAGTGATGCAGCAATTCAGTTAGATTTAATTGCAAAAGTTCGTGGAGTTTCTAGTGCAGAAGCATTCTTTCTGAGTCTGGAAGATAAGTTAAAAGATAAGAGGACTTATGGTGCCCTGTTGAATGTATACGTGCATTCTAGATCGAAGGAGAAGGCAGAATCTTTATTTGATACTATGAGGAGTAAAGGGTATGTAATACATGCCCTACCAATTAATGTAATGATGACTCTGTACATGAACCTTAATGAATATGCTAAAGTTGATATGCTGGCTTCTGAAATGATGGAAAAGAACATTCAGCTAGACATCTATACATATAATATCTGGTTATCTTCGTGTGGATCTCAAGGATCAGTCGAAAAGATGGAACAAGTGTTTGAACAAATGGAAAGGGATCCTACCATTGTCCCTAACTGGTCTACATTCAGCACATTGGCTTCGATGTACATTAGGATGAATCAGAATGAAAAGGCAGAAAAGTGCTTAAGAAAGGTTGAGGGTAGAATTAAAGGTCGAGATAGAATACCTTTTCATTATCTCCTGAGTTTATATGGAAGTGTTGGAAAGAAAGACGAAGTCTATCGTGTGTGGAATACTTACAAATCAATTTTTCCAAGAATACCAAACTTGGGATACCATGCTATTATTTCTTCTCTGGTTAAATTGGATGATATCGAGGGTGCAGAAAAACTATATGAGGAATGGATTTCAGTAAAGTCAAGTTATGATCCTAGAATTGGAAACCTTCTCATGGGCTGGTATGTTAAGAAAGATGACACAGATAAAGCTTTGAGTTTCTTTGAGCAGATATCAAATGATGGCTGCATTCCAAATTCAAATACATGGGAGATTCTTTCTGAGGGCCACATTGCAGATAAGAGGATTTCTGAAGCCCTGTCCTGCTTGAAAGAAGCATTTATGGTTGCTGGTGGTTCAAAGAGTTGGAGACCAAAGCCCTCATACTTGTCTGCATTCCTTGAGCTTTGTCAGGAGCAAAATGACATGGAAAGTGCTGAGGTTTTAATTGGACTGCTGAGGCAGTcaaaatttagtaaaattaaagtttatgcATCTATCATTGGCTCACCTGATTGTACCATTGACAATGGTGAATTGCAAAGCAAGATTGATATAACTGATAGAACTGATGATGCTGTTGACAGTGAAAACATGGATGATGACTCTCAAATGTTGTTGAACCAACTAGATAGTAGATTTTga
- the LOC100786127 gene encoding dol-P-Man:Man(7)GlcNAc(2)-PP-Dol alpha-1,6-mannosyltransferase isoform X3, with protein MKAQYFCKAHEAHFVFVSPLAFYTHSETNHTTMASSSKSKIFLQRYGYDFLLGSIAAVYVITVPYTKVEESFNVQAMHDILHHRLNLDNYDHLEFPGVVPRTFLGALLVSIIASPFVLTASLLHLPKFYALLIVRMALGGIVLYTLRFFRHQIRNKFGHQVEAFFVILTATQFHFLFYCTRPLPNILALSLVNLAYGYWFEGRFYAALNSLIFATAVLRCDMLLLLCPIGLQLLLTKKISVWGALKHCTGMALFCIGLTILVDSIMWKRLLWPEFEVFWFNSVLNKSSEWGTHAFHWYFTSALPRSLLAAYPLSLFGLFVDRRVRSFTFPVLAFILLYSKLPHKELRFIISSVPIFNLSASIASNRIYNNKKKMIWNLLFLILLGLLLMSLAGTITSFMASYWNYPSGHALKELHGIGFHNDTDERWVHIDTFSAMNGISRFCESEFPWSKL; from the exons ATGAAAGCCCAATACTTCTGTAAGGCCCACGAAGCCCATTTCGTTTTTGTATCGCCTCTGGCATTCTACACCCACTCTGAAACAAACCACACAACAATGGCTTCCAGTTCCAAATCGAAGATTTTTCTACAGCGATACGGTTACGATTTTCTGTTGGGATCAATCGCTGCTGTCTACGTAATCACTGTGCCTTACACTAAGGTCGAAGAGAGTTTCAACGTTCAG GCAATGCACGATATTCTCCATCACAGGCTGAACTTAGACAAT taTGATCATCTGGAATTTCCTGGGGTGGTTCCTCGAACTTTCCTCG gtGCTTTGCTTGTGTCCATAATTGCATCACCGTTTGTGTTAACTGCAAGTTTGCTGCATTTGCCAAAGTTTTATGCTCTTCTCATAG TTCGGATGGCCCTAGGGGGCATAGTACTATACACGCTAAGATTCTTTCGACATCAG ATAAGGAATAAGTTTGGACATCAAGTAGAAGCCTTCTTTGTGATATTAACTGCCACTCAGTTTCATTTTCTGTTCTATTGTACCCGTCCGCTTCCCAACATTCTTGCTCTGAGCCTTG TGAATTTAGCATATGGATACTGGTTCGAGGGACGTTTTTATGCGGCTCTAAACTCTCTG ATCTTTGCTACAGCTGTACTCAGATGTGACATGCTGTTACTTCTTTGCCCCATTGGGCTGCAACTTCTTTTG acaaaaaaaatttcagtGTGGGGTGCTCTAAAACACTGCACTGGGATGGCTCTCTTCTGCATAG GTCTAACCATATTGGTTGATTCAATTATGTGGAAAAGGTTATTGTGGCCTGAATTTGAAGTCTTTTGGTTTAACTCTGTACTAAACAAGAGCTCTGAATGGGGA ACACATGCTTTCCATTGGTACTTCACCTCAGCACTTCCTCGTTCACTACTTGCTGCATATCCACTTTCACTA TTTGGCCTTTTTGTAGACAGAAGGGTACGATCTTTCACTTTTCCAGTTCTTGCCTTCATTTTGCTTTATTCTAAGCTTCCCCACAAG GAGCTTCGTTTTATCATAAGTTCAGTTCCAATATTTAACTTGTCTGCTTCAATTGCTTCTAACAGAAT TTACAACAATAAGAAAAAGATGATTTGGAACTTGCTTTTCCTCATTTTGTTGGGATTACTTTTAATGAG TCTTGCAGGCACCATCACAagtttcatggcatcatactGGAACTATCCTAGTGGGCATGCCTTAAAAGAATTGCATGGAATTG GCTTTCATAATGATACTGATGAACGGTGGGTGCACATTGATACATTTTCTGCCATGAATGGAATATCTCGCTTTTGTGAAAGTGAGTTCCCATGGAG TAAACTGTAA
- the LOC100786127 gene encoding dol-P-Man:Man(7)GlcNAc(2)-PP-Dol alpha-1,6-mannosyltransferase isoform X2, with protein sequence MKAQYFCKAHEAHFVFVSPLAFYTHSETNHTTMASSSKSKIFLQRYGYDFLLGSIAAVYVITVPYTKVEESFNVQAMHDILHHRLNLDNYDHLEFPGVVPRTFLGALLVSIIASPFVLTASLLHLPKFYALLIVRMALGGIVLYTLRFFRHQIRNKFGHQVEAFFVILTATQFHFLFYCTRPLPNILALSLVNLAYGYWFEGRFYAALNSLIFATAVLRCDMLLLLCPIGLQLLLTKKISVWGALKHCTGMALFCIGLTILVDSIMWKRLLWPEFEVFWFNSVLNKSSEWGTHAFHWYFTSALPRSLLAAYPLSLFGLFVDRRVRSFTFPVLAFILLYSKLPHKELRFIISSVPIFNLSASIASNRIYNNKKKMIWNLLFLILLGLLLMSLAGTITSFMASYWNYPSGHALKELHGIGFHNDTDERWVHIDTFSAMNGISRFCESILKKNKLACKNFIREILLFL encoded by the exons ATGAAAGCCCAATACTTCTGTAAGGCCCACGAAGCCCATTTCGTTTTTGTATCGCCTCTGGCATTCTACACCCACTCTGAAACAAACCACACAACAATGGCTTCCAGTTCCAAATCGAAGATTTTTCTACAGCGATACGGTTACGATTTTCTGTTGGGATCAATCGCTGCTGTCTACGTAATCACTGTGCCTTACACTAAGGTCGAAGAGAGTTTCAACGTTCAG GCAATGCACGATATTCTCCATCACAGGCTGAACTTAGACAAT taTGATCATCTGGAATTTCCTGGGGTGGTTCCTCGAACTTTCCTCG gtGCTTTGCTTGTGTCCATAATTGCATCACCGTTTGTGTTAACTGCAAGTTTGCTGCATTTGCCAAAGTTTTATGCTCTTCTCATAG TTCGGATGGCCCTAGGGGGCATAGTACTATACACGCTAAGATTCTTTCGACATCAG ATAAGGAATAAGTTTGGACATCAAGTAGAAGCCTTCTTTGTGATATTAACTGCCACTCAGTTTCATTTTCTGTTCTATTGTACCCGTCCGCTTCCCAACATTCTTGCTCTGAGCCTTG TGAATTTAGCATATGGATACTGGTTCGAGGGACGTTTTTATGCGGCTCTAAACTCTCTG ATCTTTGCTACAGCTGTACTCAGATGTGACATGCTGTTACTTCTTTGCCCCATTGGGCTGCAACTTCTTTTG acaaaaaaaatttcagtGTGGGGTGCTCTAAAACACTGCACTGGGATGGCTCTCTTCTGCATAG GTCTAACCATATTGGTTGATTCAATTATGTGGAAAAGGTTATTGTGGCCTGAATTTGAAGTCTTTTGGTTTAACTCTGTACTAAACAAGAGCTCTGAATGGGGA ACACATGCTTTCCATTGGTACTTCACCTCAGCACTTCCTCGTTCACTACTTGCTGCATATCCACTTTCACTA TTTGGCCTTTTTGTAGACAGAAGGGTACGATCTTTCACTTTTCCAGTTCTTGCCTTCATTTTGCTTTATTCTAAGCTTCCCCACAAG GAGCTTCGTTTTATCATAAGTTCAGTTCCAATATTTAACTTGTCTGCTTCAATTGCTTCTAACAGAAT TTACAACAATAAGAAAAAGATGATTTGGAACTTGCTTTTCCTCATTTTGTTGGGATTACTTTTAATGAG TCTTGCAGGCACCATCACAagtttcatggcatcatactGGAACTATCCTAGTGGGCATGCCTTAAAAGAATTGCATGGAATTG GCTTTCATAATGATACTGATGAACGGTGGGTGCACATTGATACATTTTCTGCCATGAATGGAATATCTCGCTTTTGTGAAA GTATTCTAAAGAAGAACAAATTAGCTTGCAAGAATTTCATCAGAgaaattttacttttcttataa